A window of Bacteroidota bacterium contains these coding sequences:
- a CDS encoding M24 family metallopeptidase: MKQAILTSILSIVFLSILAQDDLPQDYFSKEFHAGRRDAARQMMPSNSVMIVFAYPERNYSNDVSYLFHQNPDMYYFTGYKEPNSMLLIFKDEQTGQSGEKYKDILFVQERNAQREQWDGKRLGTEGAKEKLGFTMALNGKEFKNFAIEFSKFDKIIFTQLPTDLRRNRFGESDLYNLIEQFKTKAKVPDTLSRDKRFDTRSFMDITGGLREIKTPEEKLMIRKAVEISCQGQNEVMKAIRPDMSELEIQGLHEFVHKKQGAESVGYGSIIGAGENGCILHYMENTKTKIGNSMLLMDVGAEYHGYSADVTRTVPVDGKFSDEERAIYQIVYDAQEAAFKTLKDGAKMTDASAAADKVLQDGLFALGIIKNKSDFKKYYPHGLGHHIGLDVHDRNTRGPLKKDMVITIEPGIYIPSNSDCDKKWWGIAVRIEDDALITQDGYELLSDFAPRKIEDIEKMIAQKSALDDFNLPKLKSSEKKAF; this comes from the coding sequence ATGAAACAAGCCATCTTAACTTCTATTTTATCAATTGTGTTTTTATCCATCCTTGCCCAGGACGATTTACCACAGGACTATTTTTCCAAAGAATTTCATGCCGGACGTCGCGATGCCGCAAGGCAAATGATGCCGTCTAATTCGGTAATGATCGTATTTGCTTATCCCGAAAGAAACTATTCAAATGATGTAAGCTATCTATTTCATCAGAACCCGGATATGTATTATTTCACCGGGTACAAAGAGCCTAATTCGATGCTGTTGATTTTTAAAGACGAACAAACCGGTCAAAGCGGAGAAAAGTACAAAGACATTTTATTTGTTCAGGAACGAAATGCGCAACGGGAACAATGGGATGGTAAACGACTTGGCACAGAAGGCGCAAAGGAAAAACTAGGTTTCACCATGGCACTCAATGGTAAGGAGTTTAAAAATTTTGCTATTGAATTTTCAAAATTTGATAAGATCATTTTTACACAATTACCTACTGATCTGCGTCGTAACCGTTTTGGAGAATCTGATCTATATAATCTCATCGAACAATTTAAAACAAAAGCGAAGGTGCCGGATACATTATCAAGAGATAAAAGATTTGACACAAGATCATTTATGGATATTACTGGTGGCTTGCGGGAAATAAAAACACCTGAAGAAAAACTGATGATAAGAAAAGCTGTAGAGATAAGCTGCCAGGGACAGAATGAAGTAATGAAAGCTATCCGGCCTGATATGAGTGAGCTGGAAATACAGGGACTGCATGAGTTTGTACACAAAAAGCAGGGGGCAGAAAGTGTTGGTTATGGTTCTATTATTGGCGCTGGTGAAAATGGCTGTATACTGCACTATATGGAAAATACAAAAACAAAAATAGGTAACAGTATGCTGTTAATGGATGTAGGTGCAGAGTATCATGGTTATTCTGCTGATGTAACCAGGACAGTTCCGGTAGATGGAAAATTTTCTGATGAAGAAAGAGCCATTTACCAGATTGTTTATGATGCGCAGGAAGCCGCATTTAAAACGCTGAAGGATGGAGCAAAAATGACAGATGCATCTGCAGCAGCTGATAAAGTATTGCAGGATGGTTTGTTTGCGCTGGGCATTATCAAAAACAAAAGCGATTTTAAAAAATATTACCCGCATGGCCTTGGTCATCATATCGGGTTGGATGTACATGACAGGAATACAAGAGGCCCGTTAAAAAAAGATATGGTAATTACAATTGAACCCGGTATTTATATACCCAGCAATAGTGATTGCGATAAAAAATGGTGGGGCATTGCTGTAAGGATAGAAGATGATGCATTGATCACCCAGGATGGCTATGAACTTCTCTCCGATTTTGCTCCACGAAAAATTGAAGACATTGAAAAAATGATAGCACAGAAAAGTGCATTAGATGATTTTAATTTACCAAAACTGAAATCATCAGAGAAGAAAGCATTTTAA
- a CDS encoding type IIA DNA topoisomerase subunit B — protein sequence MAKEKEVNLFEYNEASIKTLDWQEHIRLRPGMYIGKLGDGSSPDDGIYVLVKEVVDNCIDEYAMGHGKTVEITVDKTSVTVRDYGRGIPLGKVVDVVSKVNTGAKFDSKVFQKSVGLNGVGTKAVNALSNYFKVTAFREGKEKTAEFAKGILKKEHKEAKTSESNGTMVSFTPDETMFKNYKFHPEFLESQIWNYCYLNAGLKIVFNGKSFVSKNGLLDLLQRKTNEDEIRYPIIHLSGDDIEVAITHNNDYGEDIYSFVNGQHTTQGGTHQQAFREAYVKTIRDFYKKDYDAADIRTGIVAAVSVRVVEPVFESQTKTKLGSVNVDIEGPTMKNFIGDFLSKELEIYLHKNPSTAESLKKRIEQSEKERKELSGIRKLANERAKKANLHNRKLRDCRYHFNDEPPNKGKEEFVAKLHETTVFITEGDSASGSITKSRNVETQAVFSLRGKPLNCYGLTKKVVYENEEFNLLQHALNIEDGLEGLRYNNIVIATDADVDGMHIRLLLMTFFLQFFPDLVKHEKVYVLETPLFRVRNKQETIYCYSEAEKQNAVKKLGSKPEITRFKGLGEISPDEFALFIGADMRKRLMHLEQGEHIQALLEYYMGKNTMERQEFIIENLKVELDIVEEV from the coding sequence ATGGCAAAAGAAAAAGAAGTAAATCTCTTTGAGTACAACGAAGCGTCGATCAAAACCCTCGATTGGCAGGAGCATATCCGCCTGCGACCCGGAATGTATATTGGTAAACTGGGCGATGGTTCTTCCCCCGATGATGGCATTTATGTGCTTGTAAAAGAAGTAGTGGATAACTGTATTGATGAGTATGCAATGGGACATGGCAAGACAGTTGAAATAACTGTTGATAAGACTTCAGTTACCGTTCGTGACTATGGCCGTGGCATCCCACTGGGTAAAGTGGTAGATGTTGTAAGCAAAGTAAATACCGGTGCCAAGTTTGACAGTAAAGTATTTCAGAAATCAGTCGGCCTGAATGGTGTGGGTACAAAAGCTGTGAATGCATTGAGCAATTATTTTAAAGTAACAGCATTCAGAGAAGGAAAAGAAAAAACAGCAGAGTTTGCAAAAGGAATATTAAAGAAAGAACATAAGGAAGCAAAGACTTCGGAGAGTAATGGCACAATGGTTTCATTTACTCCGGATGAAACCATGTTTAAGAATTATAAGTTTCACCCTGAGTTCCTGGAAAGCCAGATATGGAATTACTGTTACCTGAATGCAGGATTAAAAATTGTTTTTAACGGAAAGAGTTTTGTGAGTAAAAATGGCTTGCTCGATTTGCTGCAGCGCAAAACCAATGAAGATGAGATCCGTTATCCCATCATACATCTAAGCGGTGATGATATTGAAGTAGCTATTACGCATAACAACGATTATGGTGAAGACATTTACAGTTTTGTAAATGGCCAGCATACCACACAGGGCGGTACACACCAGCAGGCTTTTCGTGAAGCATATGTAAAAACCATCCGTGATTTTTATAAAAAGGATTATGATGCGGCTGATATAAGAACCGGTATTGTGGCTGCAGTTTCTGTTCGTGTGGTAGAGCCTGTATTTGAAAGCCAGACAAAAACAAAACTCGGTTCTGTGAATGTGGACATAGAAGGGCCGACAATGAAAAACTTTATTGGTGATTTTCTTTCTAAGGAATTGGAAATCTATTTACATAAAAATCCGTCTACTGCAGAATCGCTGAAGAAGCGTATTGAACAAAGTGAAAAAGAAAGAAAAGAACTTTCAGGTATTCGTAAACTGGCGAATGAAAGAGCTAAGAAGGCAAACCTGCATAACCGCAAGTTGCGTGACTGTCGTTATCATTTTAATGATGAACCACCTAATAAAGGAAAAGAAGAATTTGTAGCAAAGCTTCATGAAACGACTGTCTTCATTACTGAAGGTGATAGTGCCAGTGGTTCAATAACAAAATCACGGAATGTAGAAACTCAGGCTGTATTCAGCTTGAGGGGCAAGCCACTCAACTGTTATGGACTTACCAAAAAAGTGGTTTATGAAAATGAAGAGTTTAATCTCTTGCAACATGCGTTGAATATTGAAGATGGATTGGAAGGCTTACGTTATAACAATATCGTAATAGCAACCGATGCCGATGTGGATGGTATGCATATTCGTTTGCTGCTAATGACTTTCTTTCTGCAATTCTTTCCTGACCTGGTGAAGCATGAAAAAGTATATGTGCTGGAAACACCATTGTTCCGCGTACGCAACAAGCAGGAAACAATTTATTGCTACAGCGAAGCAGAAAAACAGAATGCCGTAAAGAAACTTGGAAGCAAGCCGGAGATAACACGTTTCAAAGGTTTAGGAGAAATAAGCCCTGATGAGTTTGCATTGTTTATTGGAGCTGATATGCGTAAACGATTAATGCATCTTGAGCAAGGCGAACATATACAGGCTTTGCTTGAATACTATATGGGCAAGAACACAATGGAACGGCAGGAGTTTATTATTGAAAACCTTAAAGTCGAATTAGACATTGTAGAAGAAGTTTAA
- a CDS encoding class I SAM-dependent methyltransferase — protein MKWKLHGLVEPFAGVMKNAAYMSNISKWRSNTKVNGYNDWYLGKWDYNKRYDLYESLIQSEKLDTEAIDYLEFGVSSGHSFKWWLEHNKNPGSSFHGFDTFEGLPENWGHFDKGAMAVALESLNITDSRAHFYKGLFQDTLIPFLNEYKNERRKLIHMDADLFSSTIFSLSQLYRFLNEGDIILFDEFAVPKHEFAAFKIFTESFYVNYEVIGAANNYLFVAIKIKK, from the coding sequence ATGAAGTGGAAACTTCATGGACTTGTAGAGCCATTTGCAGGAGTGATGAAGAATGCGGCTTATATGAGCAATATAAGTAAATGGAGAAGCAACACGAAAGTGAATGGGTATAATGATTGGTACCTGGGCAAATGGGATTATAATAAACGATACGATCTTTATGAATCGTTGATACAATCAGAGAAGCTGGATACAGAAGCAATAGATTATCTCGAATTTGGAGTTAGTAGTGGACATTCTTTTAAATGGTGGCTGGAACATAATAAAAACCCAGGTTCATCATTTCACGGCTTTGACACATTTGAAGGATTGCCGGAGAACTGGGGACATTTTGATAAAGGGGCAATGGCGGTTGCATTGGAGTCACTTAATATCACTGATTCAAGGGCTCATTTTTATAAAGGATTATTCCAGGATACATTGATCCCTTTTTTGAATGAGTATAAAAATGAAAGACGCAAACTGATCCATATGGATGCTGATCTTTTCAGCTCTACGATCTTTTCTTTATCACAGCTGTACCGGTTTTTAAACGAGGGAGACATAATTTTGTTCGATGAATTTGCAGTGCCGAAACATGAATTTGCGGCGTTTAAAATATTCACAGAAAGTTTTTATGTGAACTATGAAGTGATTGGTGCAGCTAATAATTATCTGTTTGTAGCAATTAAAATAAAGAAGTAA
- a CDS encoding class I SAM-dependent methyltransferase → MFEFHADRKRYFDIQVLNAEKYVIPFIEQSFKITPGMRILEIGCGEAGVLKGFINKGCFGMGVELDAPRIEHAKEYLADDFVAGRIQFISKDIYKVDAEKELGGFYDVVVLKDVIEHIHDQPKLIGWMKNFLKPGGVIFFGFPPWYMPYGGHQQMCRSWMRKIPWIHLLPRSTYGWLLRKNKESADDLLEVKDTGISIERFERICNEQGYKIENKTHYLLNPIYEWKFGYKARKQFGLIKSIPFVRNFFTTCVYYLIKVK, encoded by the coding sequence ATGTTTGAATTTCATGCAGACAGGAAAAGATATTTTGATATACAGGTGTTAAACGCTGAGAAATATGTCATTCCTTTTATTGAGCAAAGTTTTAAGATAACTCCCGGTATGCGGATATTAGAAATTGGCTGCGGCGAGGCGGGGGTTTTGAAAGGATTTATCAACAAAGGCTGTTTTGGAATGGGGGTGGAGCTGGATGCGCCACGAATTGAACATGCAAAAGAATACCTTGCAGATGATTTTGTAGCTGGCAGAATTCAGTTCATTTCAAAAGATATTTATAAAGTAGATGCGGAAAAAGAGTTGGGCGGGTTTTATGATGTAGTTGTTTTGAAAGATGTGATCGAACATATACATGATCAGCCTAAGCTGATCGGCTGGATGAAGAATTTTTTAAAACCGGGAGGTGTAATATTTTTTGGGTTTCCGCCCTGGTATATGCCTTATGGTGGCCACCAGCAAATGTGCAGATCATGGATGCGCAAAATTCCGTGGATACATTTGTTGCCACGAAGCACTTATGGTTGGTTGCTGAGAAAGAATAAAGAAAGTGCTGATGATCTGCTGGAAGTAAAAGATACCGGCATCAGTATAGAGCGGTTTGAAAGGATCTGTAATGAGCAGGGATATAAAATTGAAAACAAAACTCATTACTTACTCAACCCGATCTATGAATGGAAATTTGGCTATAAAGCGAGAAAGCAATTCGGTTTGATAAAGTCAATTCCATTTGTAAGAAATTTTTTTACGACTTGTGTTTATTATTTAATTAAAGTGAAATAA
- a CDS encoding DUF1835 domain-containing protein, with the protein MIHVVFQESDVDVLQQAIELDETLKGEIFQIKDDLGVGPLNGLDTDEGWKAREDWWRELLKNSPYGEKLVGSFDDRETMKQLMTALDADETQEAWIWMGQNQHDVTGYFWLMPQLRKYQGRLMIVYLNNLPFINDKGQIFYPLKVHDVLPKEIVKAKKLSRPITLSEFEVDPDEWKKLIDENAAVRILEGGKKIAGKEVSFYDGEILKNITPEWQKATRVLTNTLHRMKIKTGDVYIMWRMKQLIADGKIEATGEIEKGWKDFDVRKAGAVSAEAVSSEVETN; encoded by the coding sequence ATGATACATGTAGTTTTTCAAGAATCAGATGTTGATGTATTGCAGCAGGCAATAGAACTCGACGAAACATTGAAAGGTGAAATTTTTCAGATCAAAGATGACCTGGGAGTTGGTCCGCTTAACGGGCTGGATACTGACGAAGGCTGGAAAGCAAGAGAGGATTGGTGGAGAGAGTTGTTAAAAAATTCACCTTATGGTGAAAAATTGGTTGGAAGTTTTGATGATCGGGAAACAATGAAGCAACTGATGACAGCATTAGATGCAGATGAAACACAGGAAGCATGGATATGGATGGGGCAGAACCAACATGATGTAACTGGTTACTTCTGGCTGATGCCACAACTAAGAAAATACCAGGGGAGGCTGATGATCGTATACCTGAATAATCTTCCTTTCATCAATGATAAAGGACAGATATTTTACCCATTGAAAGTGCATGATGTATTGCCAAAGGAAATTGTGAAAGCAAAAAAATTGTCAAGACCTATTACATTGAGTGAATTTGAAGTGGATCCGGATGAGTGGAAAAAATTGATAGATGAAAACGCTGCAGTAAGAATACTTGAAGGTGGGAAAAAAATAGCCGGCAAAGAAGTTAGTTTTTATGATGGAGAGATTTTAAAGAACATTACTCCTGAGTGGCAGAAAGCAACAAGGGTATTGACAAATACATTACATCGGATGAAGATAAAAACAGGCGATGTGTATATCATGTGGCGTATGAAGCAACTGATTGCCGATGGAAAGATTGAAGCAACAGGTGAAATTGAAAAAGGATGGAAAGATTTTGATGTGAGAAAGGCAGGTGCTGTTTCTGCAGAAGCAGTTTCATCGGAAGTTGAAACCAATTAG
- a CDS encoding DUF4260 family protein: MKNILKLEEAAMFALSIYGLYSLQAEWWWFALLVLGPDISMLGYLAGNNVGAACYNLFHHKAVAVVIFMAGLLMPNLLLQLVGIVLFGHSSMDRMMGYGLKTSEGFKYTHLGIIGKQ; encoded by the coding sequence ATGAAAAATATTCTCAAACTGGAAGAAGCAGCCATGTTTGCTCTCAGCATTTATGGATTGTATTCCTTACAGGCAGAATGGTGGTGGTTTGCATTGCTGGTTCTCGGGCCAGATATAAGTATGTTAGGTTACCTGGCAGGAAATAATGTAGGCGCTGCCTGTTATAATTTATTTCATCATAAAGCAGTGGCCGTTGTAATTTTTATGGCTGGATTGCTTATGCCCAACCTGTTATTGCAATTGGTGGGAATTGTCTTGTTCGGTCATTCTTCAATGGACAGGATGATGGGTTATGGCCTTAAAACATCTGAAGGATTTAAATACACACATTTAGGAATAATAGGAAAACAATAA
- a CDS encoding DNA gyrase/topoisomerase IV subunit A, with amino-acid sequence MSAAKNKLKEIENNDTGLHGQYKTWFLDYASYVILERAVPAIEDGLKPVQRRILHAMKEMDDGRFNKVANVIGQTMQYHPHGDASIGDALVNIGQKDLMIETQGNWGDVRTGDEAAAPRYIEGRLSKFALEVAFNAKITEWQLSYDGRKNEPVTLPMKFPLLLAQGADGIAVGLSTKILPHNFCELIEASIKHLRGKRFELYPDFQTGGQIDVDEYNQGKRGGKVKVRAHIEELDKKTLAIRSVPYGVTTTQVMDSIVKANDQGKIKIKKVTDNTAADVEIQVDLAPGISPDITIDALYKFTDCEISISPNACVIVAQKPQFLTVTELLRISTDHTKDLLQQELKIKLSELQEKWHYTSLEKIFFEEKIYKELEKKHATWDKVLEAIDDAFKPFKKQLKREITREDIIKLTEKPVRRIYKLDIDELNDHIKGLEADIKAVKHDLANLVDFAVNYFENLLKKYGKDRERKTEIKQFEVIQTKHVAIINTKIYVNREDGFIGTSLKKDEFVLDCSDMDDLIVFTKQGIMKVVKVADKSYIGKDIMHAAVFQKNDERTTYNMIYMDGKTGKSFAKRFNVTGVTRDKEYFLANDHERSKVHYLSINPNAEAEIIKIVLTPGCKAHKKEFEYNFSELEITGRSSKGITVTKYPIKSDGVKLKEAGVSTIAGKKLWYDDQFGRLSTEEKGRFIGTYEPDDKILVAMNDGNYMITDQELSQKFDAEKVLLIEKFNPEKTITAVYADMDKKQFMAKRFKIETTTLRNKFMFIKEGEGNYVAAVSTDEEPVLSVQQGRGAQVRKGKLKIAKIAEISGWRTVGTRLLDYSKSVEMEWVKQKGGQQAELFN; translated from the coding sequence ATGAGTGCAGCAAAAAATAAACTGAAAGAGATTGAAAACAATGATACCGGATTGCACGGCCAGTATAAAACATGGTTTTTGGATTATGCATCCTATGTAATACTAGAAAGAGCTGTTCCGGCGATTGAGGATGGATTAAAACCTGTACAGCGCCGCATCCTTCATGCGATGAAGGAAATGGATGACGGACGTTTTAATAAAGTAGCAAATGTGATCGGGCAAACTATGCAATATCATCCGCATGGTGATGCAAGCATTGGTGATGCGCTGGTGAATATCGGGCAGAAAGACCTGATGATAGAAACACAGGGTAACTGGGGTGATGTAAGAACAGGTGATGAAGCCGCAGCTCCGCGTTATATCGAAGGACGATTGAGCAAGTTTGCACTTGAAGTTGCTTTTAATGCTAAAATAACCGAGTGGCAATTAAGCTATGATGGAAGAAAGAATGAACCGGTGACATTGCCGATGAAGTTTCCTTTGCTGCTTGCACAAGGCGCAGATGGAATTGCGGTTGGTCTTTCAACAAAAATTCTTCCTCATAATTTCTGTGAATTGATCGAAGCATCTATAAAACATTTACGTGGTAAGCGTTTTGAATTGTATCCCGATTTTCAAACCGGCGGGCAGATAGATGTGGATGAATATAACCAGGGTAAACGCGGTGGTAAAGTAAAAGTGAGGGCACATATTGAAGAGTTGGATAAGAAAACGCTGGCTATCCGTAGTGTTCCGTATGGAGTTACTACCACACAAGTGATGGATAGTATTGTAAAGGCAAACGACCAGGGAAAAATTAAAATCAAAAAAGTAACAGATAATACGGCTGCTGATGTAGAGATACAGGTTGACCTGGCACCGGGAATTTCGCCAGACATTACAATTGATGCACTGTATAAATTCACCGACTGTGAAATTTCTATTTCTCCAAATGCTTGTGTGATCGTTGCACAGAAACCGCAGTTCCTTACCGTGACTGAGTTGTTACGAATTTCAACTGACCATACTAAAGATTTGCTGCAGCAGGAATTAAAGATCAAGTTGAGTGAGTTGCAGGAAAAATGGCATTATACTTCACTAGAAAAGATCTTCTTTGAAGAAAAGATTTATAAAGAGCTGGAAAAAAAGCATGCTACATGGGATAAAGTGTTGGAAGCAATTGACGATGCATTTAAACCATTCAAGAAACAATTAAAAAGAGAAATTACAAGAGAAGATATAATTAAGCTTACTGAAAAACCAGTACGTCGTATCTATAAACTTGATATCGATGAACTGAATGACCATATCAAAGGATTAGAAGCCGATATTAAAGCGGTAAAACATGATCTGGCCAACCTGGTAGATTTTGCCGTAAACTATTTCGAAAATCTGTTGAAGAAGTATGGTAAAGACCGGGAACGCAAAACAGAGATCAAACAATTTGAAGTGATCCAAACAAAGCATGTTGCTATTATCAATACTAAAATTTATGTGAACCGCGAAGATGGGTTCATCGGTACATCGCTCAAAAAAGATGAGTTCGTTTTGGATTGCTCGGATATGGATGATCTGATTGTCTTTACCAAGCAGGGAATTATGAAAGTGGTAAAAGTGGCTGATAAGTCTTATATCGGTAAAGACATCATGCATGCTGCCGTTTTTCAAAAAAATGATGAACGGACCACTTACAATATGATATATATGGATGGTAAAACCGGTAAGAGTTTTGCAAAACGTTTTAATGTAACCGGTGTTACCCGTGATAAGGAATACTTCCTGGCGAATGATCATGAAAGAAGCAAAGTGCATTACCTCAGTATAAATCCAAATGCAGAAGCAGAAATTATAAAAATTGTACTCACTCCGGGTTGTAAGGCACATAAAAAAGAATTCGAATACAATTTCAGTGAGTTGGAGATCACGGGCCGTAGCAGTAAAGGGATCACTGTAACTAAATACCCGATCAAATCAGATGGAGTGAAACTGAAAGAGGCTGGTGTTTCTACCATTGCCGGTAAAAAACTATGGTATGATGATCAGTTTGGAAGATTGAGTACCGAAGAGAAAGGAAGGTTTATAGGTACATATGAACCTGATGATAAAATACTCGTGGCAATGAATGATGGCAATTATATGATCACTGACCAGGAACTCTCACAGAAATTCGATGCGGAGAAAGTTTTGCTGATCGAAAAATTCAATCCGGAGAAAACAATTACTGCGGTATATGCTGATATGGATAAGAAGCAATTCATGGCTAAGCGTTTTAAAATTGAAACGACGACACTCCGGAATAAATTCATGTTCATCAAAGAAGGCGAAGGGAATTATGTTGCCGCAGTTAGTACAGATGAAGAGCCAGTATTATCCGTTCAGCAGGGCAGGGGAGCACAAGTGAGAAAAGGTAAATTGAAGATCGCAAAAATTGCTGAGATCAGTGGATGGAGAACTGTTGGTACAAGATTATTGGATTACAGCAAGAGTGTGGAAATGGAATGGGTGAAACAGAAGGGAGGACAACAGGCCGAATTATTCAACTAA
- the smpB gene encoding SsrA-binding protein SmpB — protein sequence MEIKNRSAYFEYFIDNKYDAGMVLLGTEVKSLRAGRASFNDSYCLIHKGEIWLKSFHIAEYSHGTVNNHDPLRDRKLLLQKREIKKIETKLKEKGYTLIPLRIFFNEKNLFKIEIGLAKGKKLHDKRESIKKKETDREIKRLLK from the coding sequence ATGGAAATAAAAAACCGATCAGCCTATTTTGAATACTTCATAGATAATAAATATGATGCTGGGATGGTTTTGCTTGGCACAGAAGTAAAAAGCTTAAGGGCCGGCCGTGCTAGTTTTAATGACAGTTATTGCTTGATTCACAAAGGTGAGATCTGGTTAAAAAGTTTTCATATTGCAGAATACTCACATGGAACTGTGAATAATCATGATCCGCTACGTGACAGGAAACTGCTGTTACAAAAAAGAGAAATAAAAAAGATTGAAACCAAACTGAAAGAAAAAGGATATACCCTCATCCCGCTTCGTATATTTTTCAATGAAAAAAACCTCTTTAAAATTGAGATCGGCCTTGCCAAAGGAAAGAAACTACACGATAAACGTGAATCCATCAAGAAAAAGGAGACTGACAGGGAAATAAAACGGTTATTGAAGTAA
- a CDS encoding acetyl-CoA carboxylase carboxyltransferase subunit beta yields the protein MAKQFEDFDVNLAGEEGKSEETKSSWFKRIKKGIQTKTSEKKETPEGLWTKCPECNFICTMNDLREQLFVCPKCNYHHRIGSSEYYDLIFDDKQYTELFENIRSKDFLGFTDLKPYKKRLEDIWKNSNLKDSMRVATGKVGGNDIVIACMDFEFIGGSLGSVMGEKFSRAVDYAIEHRMAYMVISKSGGARMMESAFSLMQLAKTSGKLSQLSDAKLPYISMLTDPTFGGISASFGMLGDLNIAEPGALIGFAGPRVIKETIKKDLPEGFQRSEFILDHGFLDFIVQRKDVRDKLSVLLKLFKN from the coding sequence ATGGCAAAACAATTTGAAGACTTTGATGTAAACCTGGCGGGTGAAGAAGGTAAATCAGAGGAAACAAAGAGTAGTTGGTTTAAACGCATTAAGAAAGGAATCCAGACTAAAACTTCTGAGAAAAAAGAAACTCCTGAAGGACTCTGGACAAAATGTCCTGAATGTAATTTCATCTGCACCATGAATGATCTGCGGGAACAATTATTTGTTTGCCCGAAATGCAATTACCATCACCGTATTGGCAGCAGCGAATACTACGATCTGATTTTTGATGATAAGCAATACACCGAGCTGTTTGAAAATATCCGTAGCAAGGATTTTCTGGGTTTTACCGATCTGAAACCTTATAAAAAAAGACTGGAAGATATCTGGAAAAACAGTAACCTGAAAGATTCGATGCGGGTAGCAACAGGAAAAGTTGGTGGTAATGATATTGTGATTGCCTGTATGGATTTTGAATTCATTGGCGGAAGCCTGGGCAGCGTAATGGGAGAAAAATTTTCAAGAGCTGTCGATTATGCAATTGAACACCGGATGGCCTATATGGTGATCAGTAAAAGTGGAGGTGCCAGGATGATGGAATCTGCTTTTTCACTGATGCAATTGGCAAAGACTTCTGGCAAACTTTCACAATTAAGTGATGCAAAGCTTCCTTATATATCGATGCTGACTGACCCGACTTTTGGAGGTATTTCTGCATCTTTTGGTATGCTGGGAGATTTAAATATTGCTGAGCCCGGAGCGTTGATCGGTTTTGCCGGCCCGAGAGTTATTAAAGAAACTATTAAAAAAGATCTGCCTGAAGGTTTTCAAAGAAGTGAATTCATTTTAGATCATGGCTTTCTTGATTTCATTGTTCAGCGGAAAGACGTAAGAGATAAGCTCTCGGTGCTGCTGAAGCTATTTAAAAATTAA